In Stenotrophomonas sp. ESTM1D_MKCIP4_1, a single genomic region encodes these proteins:
- a CDS encoding porin — protein sequence MMALAALAAPAFAEDHRPVTATVGGRLHLDFATFDNDDRGTPNKDDTEIRRAWVDVSGKFFVVDYKAEADFSGDRVEAKDVYLSRSFGKAGKLTVGQFKQYFSLDDRTSSNYGSFLERGNAGTTLAPLYRLGASWQANPGDFTWAASLYSLESIDAWQVKGRAAGGRVTWAPSPSDGDVLHLGLSLAHEAYDNPGSNGTPGLKIRPRPAGHLSDESRLTLVDFSAGRDTDVNKWSLEYAQVRGPLSWQGEFSGATFDDGAQRGDVMAAYGMLSWFVTGESKAYDRKTGRFARVKDIRHKAGAFEVALRYDQMWGAQHLDGAPDLRRGSTAAWTLGGNWYLRDNLRFMLDVIESRNRDRLAGVTLDRTRAVTGRLQFDF from the coding sequence ATGATGGCCCTGGCTGCGCTGGCTGCGCCGGCCTTTGCGGAAGACCACCGGCCGGTGACCGCCACCGTCGGCGGCCGCCTGCACCTGGATTTCGCCACGTTCGACAACGACGATCGCGGCACCCCGAACAAGGACGACACCGAGATCCGCCGTGCCTGGGTGGATGTGTCGGGCAAGTTTTTCGTGGTCGACTACAAGGCCGAGGCCGATTTTTCCGGGGACCGCGTCGAAGCCAAGGACGTCTACCTCAGCCGCAGCTTCGGCAAGGCCGGCAAGCTGACGGTCGGCCAGTTCAAGCAGTATTTCTCGCTGGATGACCGCACCAGTTCCAACTACGGCAGCTTCCTGGAGCGCGGCAACGCCGGCACCACCCTGGCACCGCTGTACCGTCTGGGCGCGTCCTGGCAGGCCAATCCGGGCGACTTCACCTGGGCGGCCAGCCTCTACAGCCTGGAAAGCATCGACGCCTGGCAGGTGAAGGGTCGTGCTGCCGGTGGCCGCGTCACCTGGGCCCCCTCGCCCAGCGACGGCGACGTGCTGCACCTGGGCCTGTCGCTGGCCCACGAGGCCTATGACAATCCGGGCAGCAACGGCACCCCGGGCCTGAAGATCCGCCCGCGCCCGGCCGGCCACCTGTCCGACGAAAGCCGCCTGACCCTGGTCGACTTCTCCGCCGGCCGCGACACCGACGTCAACAAGTGGTCGCTGGAATACGCGCAGGTGCGCGGCCCGCTTTCGTGGCAGGGTGAGTTCAGCGGCGCGACCTTCGACGACGGCGCCCAGCGCGGTGACGTCATGGCCGCCTACGGCATGCTCAGCTGGTTCGTCACCGGCGAAAGCAAGGCCTACGACCGCAAGACCGGGCGCTTCGCCCGGGTGAAGGACATCCGCCACAAAGCCGGTGCCTTTGAAGTCGCGCTGCGCTACGACCAGATGTGGGGCGCCCAGCACCTCGACGGCGCACCGGACCTGCGCCGTGGCAGTACCGCCGCCTGGACGCTGGGCGGCAACTGGTACCTGCGCGACAACCTGCGCTTCATGCTCGATGTCATCGAAAGCCGCAACCGCGATCGTCTCGCGGGGGTGACGCTGGACCGCACGCGTGCGGTCACCGGCCGCCTGCAATTCGATTTCTGA
- a CDS encoding response regulator transcription factor: MRLLLVEDNPDLADAIIRRMRRSGHAVDWQADGLAAASVLRYQSFDLVVLDIGLPKLDGLRVLAGMRERGDSTPVLMLTARDGIEDRVQALDVGADDYLGKPFDFREFEARCRVLLRRARGQASEVVQVGGFQFDNAAHRVTVDGEPIELPNREYRLLEILVGRLGQVVGKDEIGNGLFGFDDEAGPNAIELYIGRLRKKLAGAPLRITTVRGVGYLLEEAGDGSGDGDG; encoded by the coding sequence ATGCGCCTGCTGCTGGTCGAAGACAATCCGGATCTGGCCGATGCCATCATCCGTCGAATGCGCCGCAGCGGGCACGCGGTGGACTGGCAGGCCGACGGCCTGGCCGCCGCGAGCGTGCTGCGCTACCAGAGCTTCGACCTGGTGGTGCTGGATATCGGCCTGCCCAAGCTGGATGGCCTGCGTGTGCTGGCGGGCATGCGCGAACGTGGCGACAGCACGCCGGTGCTGATGCTGACCGCGCGCGATGGCATCGAGGACCGCGTGCAGGCGCTGGATGTGGGCGCCGATGACTACCTGGGCAAACCGTTCGATTTCCGCGAGTTCGAGGCACGCTGCCGCGTGCTGCTGCGCCGCGCGCGTGGCCAGGCCAGCGAGGTGGTACAGGTGGGCGGATTCCAGTTCGACAACGCCGCGCACCGCGTCACCGTGGATGGCGAGCCGATCGAACTGCCCAACCGCGAGTACCGCCTGCTGGAGATCCTGGTCGGCCGCCTCGGCCAGGTGGTGGGTAAGGATGAGATCGGCAATGGCCTGTTCGGTTTCGACGATGAGGCCGGGCCGAACGCCATCGAACTGTATATCGGCCGGTTGAGAAAGAAGCTGGCCGGTGCACCGCTGCGCATCACCACCGTGCGTGGCGTGGGTTACCTGCTGGAAGAAGCCGGCGACGGCAGCGGCGACGGCGATGGCTGA
- a CDS encoding sensor histidine kinase, with translation MAEVRPAGAAPGSLRRTLLLYLGTLLAVFAVALLFAARDYGQRAANRSYDHLLVSSALSIADSVALVDGQWQVDLPYAALDLLAMAPEDRVFYRVADSRGILITGYGDLPAPPRRPGTQPQLFDALYSGETVRFVVVSRSFAAASAQGEVQVQVGQTRRAREALAQDMVTRALLAIGVLSLMLLALVAFGVHRAFRPLVRVERELSRREPSDLKPLDARVPREMDQMVAALNRFMERLSSSNETLRAFMAEAAHQMRTPLAALRAQAQLALDDDDPQDMRRSLQAIERNATHMSRLLNQLLSDASVIHRSNLQRFAAVDLVETVHQALHEALPQAGPAPRVQLAMTAEPVQVHGDALLLREAIKNLVDNALKYGGDGPLQIALTVEGGHAILTIADHGAGIAAADAGRVFERFARGEGAPAGGAGLGLAIVKRVVDSHGGHIDLSNRPQGGLVATIRLPRSSS, from the coding sequence ATGGCTGAGGTGCGTCCTGCCGGAGCCGCGCCCGGTTCGCTGCGGCGCACGCTGCTGCTGTACCTGGGTACGCTGCTGGCAGTGTTCGCCGTGGCGCTGCTGTTTGCAGCACGCGATTACGGCCAGCGCGCCGCCAACCGTTCCTACGACCATCTGCTGGTGTCTTCTGCCCTGTCCATCGCCGATTCGGTGGCGCTGGTGGATGGCCAGTGGCAGGTGGATCTGCCGTATGCCGCGCTGGATCTGCTGGCAATGGCGCCGGAAGACCGCGTGTTCTACCGCGTGGCCGACAGCCGCGGCATTCTCATCACCGGCTATGGCGACCTGCCGGCGCCGCCACGCCGGCCCGGCACGCAGCCGCAGTTGTTTGACGCGCTCTACAGTGGCGAGACCGTGCGCTTCGTGGTGGTCAGCCGCAGCTTCGCGGCAGCCTCCGCGCAGGGCGAGGTGCAGGTGCAGGTGGGGCAGACCCGCCGTGCGCGCGAGGCCTTGGCGCAGGACATGGTGACCCGCGCGCTGCTGGCGATCGGTGTGTTGTCGCTGATGCTGCTCGCCCTGGTGGCCTTCGGTGTGCACCGCGCCTTCCGGCCGCTGGTGCGCGTGGAGCGCGAACTGTCGCGGCGCGAACCGTCCGACCTGAAGCCGCTGGATGCACGCGTGCCGCGCGAGATGGACCAGATGGTGGCGGCACTGAACCGGTTCATGGAACGCCTGTCCAGCAGCAACGAGACGCTGCGCGCGTTCATGGCCGAGGCCGCACACCAGATGCGTACGCCGCTGGCCGCACTGCGCGCGCAGGCACAGCTGGCGCTGGATGACGACGATCCGCAGGACATGCGCCGCAGCCTGCAGGCCATCGAACGCAACGCCACTCACATGAGCCGCCTGCTCAACCAGCTTCTCAGCGATGCCAGCGTGATCCATCGCTCCAACCTGCAGCGTTTCGCTGCGGTGGACCTGGTCGAGACCGTGCACCAGGCCCTGCATGAAGCATTGCCGCAGGCCGGCCCAGCGCCCCGCGTGCAGCTGGCGATGACGGCTGAGCCCGTGCAGGTGCATGGCGACGCGCTGCTGCTGCGCGAGGCGATCAAGAACTTGGTGGACAACGCGCTGAAGTACGGTGGTGATGGCCCCCTGCAGATCGCGCTCACTGTCGAAGGCGGGCACGCGATACTCACCATTGCCGACCATGGTGCGGGCATCGCGGCGGCCGATGCAGGGCGCGTATTCGAGCGTTTCGCCCGGGGGGAAGGCGCGCCGGCCGGTGGCGCTGGCCTCGGCCTGGCCATCGTCAAGCGCGTGGTCGACAGCCATGGCGGCCATATCGACCTGAGCAACCGCCCGCAGGGTGGCCTTGTCGCCACCATCCGTCTGCCCCGGAGCAGTTCATGA